From the Ochotona princeps isolate mOchPri1 chromosome 26, mOchPri1.hap1, whole genome shotgun sequence genome, the window AGTccggcctgccccctgccccagctctcacaatcacctgtgggagctgcagcctggcagggagtttcccaagttctaccaggcccacccccagcaacagatctcatgtgtgccagtgggtactgcctTCCAGACTGACATGGTGGGCCCACAGACCTGGCACTCTGGCCTAGCtgactggcctgcacccattccagctcttgtggaTGTTatagagcctagcccagcctgggctctttcatttaaaatgtatatatatattttattggaaaggcagatatacagagaggaggagagacagaggaagatcttccatccgatggttcactccccaagcagctgcaatggctggaactgagccagtctgaagtcaggagcttcttccgggtctcccacacgggtgcagggtcccaaggctttgggccgtcctccactgctttcccaggccacaggcagggagctggatgggaagcagggctgctgggattagaaccagcgcccacaggggatccttgcactttcaaggtgaggactttgactgctacgctatcgcgccggtcCCCTAGCCTGGACTCTTGCAAGCCTTCTGactctagcccagtctggcctgcccccaaatccaacccacacacattcccacagccccagctgtcacactCCGCAGTGGGAGCTGTGGGAGCTGttgcctagcaggggagtccccagagttctgCCGGGTCTGTTCCCAGCACCAGCTCTCACACgttggcaggtgcttcaacccagcctgtcgtggcctacctgcagtctcagcaaCCGCAggcagatgttgcagcccagcccagcccagccaggtacagcccacaccctgtcctggctcttgtgcatgccagcacaggctaaggcctggcccagcctggcccatccccagacctggctcacacaAATGTAGTCTTGCCTGTCCCAGCTATTGAGTTCCCTAGCAAGAAGTGTGGCCTATCAGGGAGTTCTCCCACCAAGtcggctcccagccccagatctgatacatgccagtgggtgccatggccctGTTGACATGATCTGCcctagtcctggcctttgcatgtgtcgGTGGTTGCTGCATCCCGGCTCCATCaagccctgacccagccctggaccgGGTGTCAGGTGAGACCCAagtacagcctggctcagtctgttACCAACCACAGGTTTTGGACAAAtctgtgggtgctacagtcccacagaagtgagcccacaatTCCTGTAAAGAATTTCCCAAGGAGGAGGACTGGCCTCATAGCCATGGCAATGGCCAGGGGTCTGAGGGACAGGCTGGCCATCCCAGTGAGCCCCCCTGGGGACAGTTTCAGGGGACACCCAAGTGGGTCTGGCACATGGGTCCCTACAGGCCCACCGCCTGGCAGGAGACCCACACAGCACTcagcaggcccagtgcagtgtGCTCTCCACATCAGGGGTTCTGAGCAGAGCGTCGTGGGGCTCCTGACGGCTTTCGTacagtccctgtggctccacGACCCAGGGAGGTGCCAGCAGCGACCCTGAAGGCTTCCTGGGGAGATGGACCTACCATCGAGTCACTCAGTAATGGGGCTGCTCTTGGGGTGACTGGGAATCCAGGGACCAGGGCCAGTAGGTGAGTGGCTGAGGGCCTTGGCAGGGAGCCAGGCGGGCAGTGGGTCCCGGGGAGGCTGCTCTGGGCACTGACTCCCTCACtgcccttcccccgccccccccagcCTGATGTCCTTCTTTCCTGCAGCTCAGGAGCCTGGCCACCAGCACTTGCACAGGCAGTCGCGGCAAGCCCTCACGTTTTCCAGgaagcctccctccctctctggggaCCCTGGGCCCAACAGCCCCCAAGAGCCCGCACTTGCACACGGCCCATCCAAGCCTCCGGAGGCCACCCGATCTCACGGTCAGGGGAGGTGCGCTGGCACTTGCGGGCATGCGAGTAGGGGGAAGGGGAGGTCCTCCGGGGGCCTGCTCACTGCCCCACCCCCGGGGCCCCCAAAGAAAGGAGCTGGACGCCAGAAGCTGGGCTGAGCGGGCTCTTAGGAGGGGGGCGCCCGCGGGCTCCGGGCTTCCATCTTGGCGTTCTGCCAGAAGGGTGCACTCCGGGTCAGGAAGGCGTGGAAGGCGTGGGTGGACGCTGCGGACTGCGGCGGGTGGGGGAGCAGCACGTCCCTGTCCACGTTCTCTGACACCAGCTCAGCTACCGTGTGCGCGATGTCCTGCGGGTGGCAGTGGGCTCAGGCAGGCGCGAGGCCGGGGAGGGGCGGGCGGCCCCAGGCAGCGCCCCGCGCACCGAGCagtgggaggagctcctggccgCGTCGGGCCTCTCCCGCGCGCCCAGCACGGCCAGCTGCCGGCGCTCGTCGATGCTCAAGCTCCAGTGGCGGCTCGGGCGCCCGCGCTGCTGCGGCTCGCACACCTgcggggacagggcaggggtccTGCGCCCGTCCCCCGCCCCAGCATGGCGAGTGCTGGAGGGCCAGGCGGTTGAGCCTGGAAGCACGGGCTGGGTCGTGGGACTTGGGTCAGTTTCACACGGAGCCTAGGGGGTTCGGGGTGGGGGAAGCAAGGCTCACAGGGACAGGAAAGCAGGTGCCAGGAAGGAGGCTGGGTCTGGGCGTCACAGAAGTGTTGACGTCGGGGGTCTCAAGCATGGCGAGTGCTCACCATGGGTCAGCAGAGGAGCCACACTCAGGGCAGCCCAAGTGCCCACGGATCGGGTGAGCAAGCACACAGGGCACCCTGGGGTGCTGAGAAAGGAGGGACCACAGCCAGAGCGCACCTTGGGGACTTGATGCCGGATGGAGCCAGGCAGTCCTCAGTAGGCTACAAGGTGGGGTCACAACCAGTGCTGTCCCTGCCACTCCCTGTGCAAGGGACTCAGCCTAGCGGTTCCCACCCACCTGTGAGCGGGCAGCTGGAAGACGCAGGACGTGACCCAGGAGGCTTCCTCAGCATCTGGCCCCTCCACCTCTCTCACCCCGCAAGAAGCGCCCACTGCCCACCACCTGCAGACTTCAACTGCTGGTTGGCATTTCAAAGAATGACGCCTAGTGGAGGCCCAGGACTCTGACTGGCCACGCTGCAAGGGCAAGGggcagagcagggcctggcagtCAGGAACCCAGCCCGGCTCAtgtcctgcctggcccacctgtGGCCACCCCCACATACAGGCTGTCGCTTTCCCTTCCAAGGCCTGTTCTGAGGCCAGCTCTCCTCGagccccctctgctgctgaggaCAGGCACGGGGGCACCCTGGTCTAGGATGCCTGGGGGCGAAGGGTGGACACAGCACGCAGTGTACTCTTGGGCATGGTTGGGGACTGTGGTTGCCACAAACTGACCATGGTGATATCTGAGTGCCTGGCCAGCGGACACCATGCACAGCCGTGTCTGGAGGTGATTAAGTGCTGCCCTGACTCTAGAGACGTGACACTCTGACCGGAAGAGGCCCTGTGCTCACTGCAGCCCAGGTGGCAGCTCTGCCCTGGGCACCAGGCCTGCCAGCCCGCAGGACAGTGTggcccctggccccagctcctgagTGGTCCTCTCCTCCAAGGGCTACAcaggggtatgtgtgtgtctggacCACTGGTCATGAGACACTGGCCACCGAAGGCCACCTCAGGGCTCTGCCCCCACCAGAGTCTTGGAGGTACCTGGGCTGGAAGCATGCAGCAGGAGTCATCAGGTCCTATATCCCAGGCGCCTGCTTTTCTCCCCACTGCCTTTGTAGCAACCCTAGGCCCTGGCCAAATCCCAGAGCTCCATCCCTGCATACCCTGGAACCCCCTGAAGGCTGTTTTCCTACGCCTGATGCAGGCATGCTGCTCCTGTCCAGGGCTCCAGGTGGGGTGGGCAGTAGGTGCCTGCAAGACTGTCTTACCACTGACCACTCCGGGATGGGAGGCTGCTGTGTCCTGTGTCCCCTGCGGTGTCCTCTGTTGTGTCCCGTGTCCTCTGTGGTGTCCTGTGTCCCCTgctgtgtcctctgtgtgtcctGTGTCCCCTGCTGTGTCCTGTGTCCCCTGCGGTGTCCTCTGTTGTGTCCCGTGTCCTCTGTGATGTCCTGTGCCCTGTGTCCCCTGCAGTGTCCTGTGTCTCCTGTGTCCTCTGTGGtgtcctgtgtcctctgctgtcctctGTGGTGTCCTGTGTCCTCTGTGTCCCCTGTGGTGTCCTGTGCCATGTGGTGTCCTTTGTGTCCCCTGCAGTGTCCTCTATTGTGTCCTGTGTCCCCTGCGATGTCCTCTGTGTCCCCTGCCCTGCCAGACTTGTCACTCCCCTGTCCTCAGCTGTGCTTACCCAGTCCTGCGCCTGCAGGCCCTGCTGTGCCCCACTCTGTGCCCCAGACAGGCCCCAGGCGGTAGTCCTGCCTGTGGGGACCAGAGGCTGCCGGGGCTCAGAGGGGCGCGTTTCACTCCTCTTGCTCACCGCGGGCACCTTCCTGCCGTCCATCTCCAACACCATCAGCCCGCTGGCCCGCACTGCTGGGACCCTGCCAGGGCGGGGTGGAGGAAGCTCCCAGGAACAACCCTTGAGGAAAACAGGGCCCCAGGAACACTGGGCCTCAGTGTCCCAAACTGAAGCAGCCACCAGCCCTCTTTGCTCTCCTGCTCCAAGCCCAGGGATTCTGAGACTGGCTAGCCGCCAGCCCGTTACCTTACCTCCACCTTCCGCCCCAGCTGCTCCCCCCTCCTGTGCTCACAAACcgccgtctgaggggaggggtgggagtgcgCTCGGGGCGCTGCGGGGGCGCTGCGGATGGGGGCCCCACCGCACGGGGCGCTGCGGGGGGCGAGTCGCGCAGGGATGCTCCGCCCACCGACTCCGTCTCCAGCCGTCCTTGCACCTGCCCGGGTCTCCACCTGCACACCACCTGGCGACCATCTGCAGGGGCCTTTAGTGACTGTGCGGGCCTGAACCATAACTTCTCGCCGGCCCTCAGCCCCTAGCACCAGGCCCCCACCAAGAATCACAGAGAACGAGATTCCGGGAGTGCCCCACCGGGTTTATTAGTGTAGCGTCAGCACCGTGAAGTAGTCCACATGGTCACATTCGTAACAGATTAGAGTCTGTTCCCCCAAAACTATTTACATTAATCCTGTATtccattaaaacacacacacacacacacacacacactcacaccccagACACCAGAGTGCATCGGGCCTGCAGGTCTAGGCTCAGGGAAGCCTGGCGAAGGCC encodes:
- the TEX22 gene encoding testis-expressed protein 22 translates to MVLEMDGRKVPAVSKRSETRPSEPRQPLVPTGRTTAWGLSGAQSGAQQGLQAQDWVCEPQQRGRPSRHWSLSIDERRQLAVLGARERPDAARSSSHCSDIAHTVAELVSENVDRDVLLPHPPQSAASTHAFHAFLTRSAPFWQNAKMEARSPRAPPS